Proteins found in one Melospiza melodia melodia isolate bMelMel2 chromosome 13, bMelMel2.pri, whole genome shotgun sequence genomic segment:
- the NIP7 gene encoding 60S ribosome subunit biogenesis protein NIP7 homolog, whose product MRPLTEAETRAVFEKLGKYIGENIQLLVDRPDGTYCFRLHRDRVYYLSEKLLKLAASVPRESLVAPGTCFGKFTKSQKFRLSVTALDYLAPYAKYKVWVKPGSEQSFLYGNHVLKSGLGRITESTAQYQGVVVYSMADVPLGFGVAAKSTQECRKVDPLAIVVFHQADVGEYVRNEDTLT is encoded by the exons ATGCGGCCGCTCACGGAGGCGGAGACGCGGGCGGTGTTCGAGAAGCTCGGGAAATA CATCGGGGAGAACATCCAGCTGCTGGTGGACCGGCCCGATGGCACCTACTGCTTCCGCCTGCACCGGGACCGCGTGTACTACCTGAG TGAGAAGCTGCTGAAGCTGGCGGCCAGCGTGCCCCGGGAGAGCCTGGTGGCCCCGGGCACCTGCTTCGGGAAGTTCACCAAGTCCCAGAAGTTCCGGCTCAGCGTCACGGCCCTGGACTACCTCGCGCCCTACGCCAAG TACAAGGTGTGGGTGAAGCCGGGCTCCGAGCAGTCCTTCCTCTATGGGAACCACGTGCTGAAGTCGGGGCTGGGCCGCATCACGGAGAGCACGGCGCAGTACCAGGGTGTGGTGGTGTACTCCATGGCCGACGTCCCGCTG GGCTTCGGGGTGGCTGCCAAGTCCACGCAGGAGTGCCGCAAGGTTGACCCCCTGGCCATCGTGGTGTTCCACCAAGCCGACGTTGGGGAGTACGTGCGGAACGAGGACACGCTGACATGA
- the COG8 gene encoding conserved oligomeric Golgi complex subunit 8 isoform X2 — MAAAAEEARLLACLRGPAAPGGPELAAYVSELAALGLAELGREPARLAAERERVGAETRRLAFEHYRAFIRSAECTGRAGRGFGGIESRLGSLLERLPALQEACRTFMRDAEAIACSRRMNSLTLNRHTEILEILEIPQLMDTCVRNGYYEEALELTAYVRRLERKHSSIPVIQGIVDEVRQSAQLMLNQLIQQLRTNIALPACLRVIGFLRRMDVLTEAELRVKFLQARDAWLRSMQASIPDHDPYVHITKTIEACRVHLFDIVTQYRAIFSDEEPLVPAEAAAPGEGAIFHSWVLQKVSEFLRTLRRDLERGVGGRLDSLLGQCMYFGLSFSRVGVDFRGQLAPLFQRVAADAFSKAVEEAVEKFREEMNSYTLISAPAVLGGGAGVPVPTAQPGTLQPPMVLLDFPPLACFLNGLLVAFNDLRLCCPIALAQDVTACLDSALGEVTKTILAFHRAEEAAFSGREQELFTQFCTAFLEDLLPYLNRCLQVLFPPAQLAQALGVPPTQLQRFGRLGRIDVAALREPLAFLLPPAPSEEELPTETVPDPEGEHAAVPTVPTEPGESPSGEAALWEASGWAARIIQHEMDHLDGILFIDRMDSRTFTNVGWMELLD; from the exons atggcggcggcggcggaggaggcgCGGCTGCTGGCCTGTCTGCGCGGCCCGGCGGCGCCCGGCGGCCCCGAGCTCGCCGCTTATGTGTCGGAGCTGGCGGCGCTGGGGCTGGCGGAGCTGGGCCGGGAGCCGGCGCGGTTGGCGGCGGAGCGGGAGCGGGTCGGGGCCGAGACGCGCCGCCTCGCCTTCGAGCACTACCGAGCCTTCATCCGCTCCGCCGAGTGCACCGGCCGCGCCGGCCGCGGCTTCGGCGGCATCGAGAGCCGCCTCGGCAGCCTGCTGGAGCGGCTGCCCGCGCTGCAGGAGGCCTGCCG GACCTTCATGCGCGATGCCGAGGCCATCGCCTGCAGCCGGCGCATGAACAGCCTGACGCTGAACCGGCACACGGAGATCCTGGAGATCCTGGAGATCCCGCAGCTCATGGACACCTGTGTCCGGAACGGCTACTACGAGGAGGCGCTGGAGCTCACGGCCTACGTGCGCAGGCTGGAGAGGAAGCACAGCAGCATCCCCGTTATCCAG GGCATCGTGGACGAGGTGCGCCAGTCGGCGCAGCTGATGCTGAACCAGCTGATCCAGCAGCTGCGCACCAACATCGCGCTGCCCGCCTGCCTGCGCGTCATCGGCTTCCTGCGCCGCATGGACGTGCTCACCGAGGCCGAGCTGCGCGTCAAGTTCCTGCAGGCGCGGGACGCCTGGCTGCGCTCCATGCAGGCCTCCATCCCCGACCACGACCCCTACGTGCACATCACCAAGACCATCGAGGCGTGCCGCGTGCACCTGTTCGACATCGTCACCCAGTACCGCGCCATCTTCTCGGACGAGGAGCCGCTGGTGCCGGccgaggcggcggcgccgggcgagGGGGCCATCTTCCACAGCTGGGTGCTGCAGAAGGTCTCCGAGTTCCTGCGCACGCTGCGGCGCGACCTGGAGCGCGGCGTGGGCGGCCGGCTGGACtcgctgctggggcagtgcatgTACTTCGGGCTGTCCTTCAGCAGGGTGGGCGTGGATTTCCGCGGGCAGCTGGCCCCCCTCTTCCAGCGCGTGGCCGCCGACGCCTTCAGCAAGGCGGTGGAGGAGGCGGTGGAGAAATTCCGGGAGGAGATGAATTCCTACACGCTGATCTCGGCCCCGGCCGTGCTGGGCGGCGGGGCAGGAGTGCCGGtgcccacagcccagcctggaacgCTGCAGCCCCCCATGGTGCTGCTGGACTTCCCACCCCTTGCCTGCTTCCTCAACGGGCTCCTCGTGGCCTTCAATGACCTGCGGCTGTGCTGCCCCATCGCCCTGGCACAAGACGTCACCGCCTGCCTGGACAGTGCCCTTGGTGAG gtGACCAAAACCATCCTGGCTTTCCACCGTGCTGAGGAGGCGGCTTTCAGCGGGCGGGAGCAGGAGCTCTTTACCCAGTTTTGCACAGCCTTCCTGGAGGACCTGCTGCCTTACCTGAACCGCTGCCTCCAGGTGCTTTTCCCTCCAGCACAgcttgcacaggcactgg gtgtcccccccACGCAGCTGCAGCGTTTCGGCCGCCTGGGCCGCATCGACGTGGCCGCTCTCAGGGAGCCGCTGGCTTTCCTCCTTCCACCGGCACCGagcgaggaggagctgcccacggAGACTGTCCCGGACCCGGAGGGGGAGCACGCGGCCGTGCCCACTGTGCCTACCGAGCCCGGGGAGAGCCCCTCCGGGGAGGCTGCGCT CTGGGAGGCGTCGGGCTGGGCCGCCCGGATCATCCAGCACGAGATGGACCACCTGGATGGGATCCTCTTCATCGACCGCATGGACAGCCGCACCTTCACCAACGTGggctggatggagctgctggACTGA
- the VPS4A gene encoding vacuolar protein sorting-associated protein 4A produces MTTSTLQKAIDLVTKATEEDRAKNYEEALRLYQHAVEYFLHAIKYEAHSDKAKESIRAKCVQYLDRAEKLKEYLRGKDRHGKRPVREAQNDNKGSDSDSEGENPEKKKLQEQLMGAIMMEKPNVRWSDVAGLEGAKEALKEAVILPIKFPHLFTGKRTPWRGILLFGPPGTGKSYLAKAVATEANNSTFFSVSSSDLTSKWLGESEKLVKNLFELARQHKPSIIFIDEVDSLCGSRNENESEAARRIKTEFLVQMQGVGNSSDGILVLGATNIPWVLDSAIRRRFEKRIYIPLPEEAARAQMFRLHLGNTPHSLTDANIQELARKTDGYSGADISIIVRDALMQPVRKVQSATHFKKVRGPSRTTPGAIVDDLLTPCSPGDPGANEMTWMEVPSDKLMEPVVCMSDMLRSLATTRPTVNAEDLLKVKKFTEDFGQEG; encoded by the exons ATGACAACGTCCACCCTGCAG AAAGCCATCGACCTGGTCACCAAAGCCACCGAGGAGGACAGGGCCAAGAACTACGAGGAGGCGCTGCGGCTGTACCAGCACGCCGTGGAGTACTTCCTGCACGCCATCAAAT ATGAGGCTCACAGCGACAAGGCCAAGGAGAGCATCCGAGCCAAGTGCGTGCAGTACCTGGACCGCGCCGAGAAGCTGAAGGAGTACCTGCGGGGCAAGGACCGGCACGGCAAGAGGCCTGTCAGGGAAGCACAGAATGACAACAAGGG gagtGACAGTGACAGCGAGGGCGAGAACCCTGAGAAGAAGAAGTTGCAGGAGCAGCTGATGG GTGCCATCATGATGGAGAAGCCCAACGTGCGGTGGAGCGACGTGGCCGGGCTGGAGGGAGCCAAGGAAGCCCTGAAGGAGGCCGTGATCCTGCCCATCAAGTTCCCACACCTGTTCACAG GGAAGCGCACGCCCTGGCGCGGGATCCTGCTCTTTGGGCCGCCTGGCACCGGCAAGTCCTACCTGGCCAAGGCCGTGGCCACCGAGGCCAACAACTCCACCTTCTTCTCTGTGTCCTCCTCTGACTTGACATCGAAATGGCTGGGGGAGAGTGAGAA GCTGGTGAAGAACCTGTTTGAGCTGGCGAGGCAGCACAAGCCCTCCATCATCTTCATCGATGAGGTGGACTCGCTGTGCGGCTCCCGCAACGAGAATGAGAGCGAGGCGGCGCGGCGCATCAAGACCGAGTTCCTGGTGCAGATGCAGG GTGTGGGGAACAGCAGCGACGGGATCCTGGTGCTGGGTGCCACCAACATCCCCTGGGTGCTGGACTCGGCCATCAGGAGAAG GTTCGAGAAGAGGATCTACATCCCCCTGCCCgaggaggcggcgcgggcgcAGATGTTCCGGCTGCACCTGGGGAACACCCCGCACTCCCTGACGGACGCCAACATCCAGGAGCTGGCCCGCAAGACCGACGGCTACTCGGGGGCCGACATCAGCATCATCGTCAGGGACGCCCTGATGCAGCCCGTGCGCAAGGTGCAGTCGGCCACGCACTTCAAGAAG GTCCGTGGTCCCTCCCGCACCACCCCCGGTGCTATCGTGGATGATCTCCTGACGCCGTGCTCGCCCGGGGACCCTGGGGCCAACGAGATGACCTGGATGGAGGTGCCCAGTGACAAGCTGATGGAGCCTGTTGTCTGCATG TCAGACATGCTGCGCTCGCTGGCCACCACCCGCCCCACTGTCAATGCCGAGGATCtcctcaaagtgaagaaattcacgGAGGACTTTGGACAGGAAGGTTGA
- the TMED6 gene encoding transmembrane emp24 domain-containing protein 6 encodes MLLLLLLALLGPAGCPRTEPLSGGSSQEPLFRGADRYDFAIVVPAGTAECFWQFSHQGGNFFFSYEVQRATGIGNSRSILVTASDPNGFQLGVSQDVRGQINFLTKDTGFYQLCLDNHQNHFGLMQVYLNFGVYYDDFNMEHKQPAEKKELNDTLEAIGASIQKLHMHTFHMWRFYNFARMRKWADSFLLESNYNYINWWSMAQSCVIVLSGVLQLCFLKRLFHAQTSGSQRC; translated from the exons atgctgctgctgctgctcctggctctgctgggccCCGCTGGCTGCCCCAGGACAGAGCCCCTGAGTGGTGGCTCCAGCCAGGAGCCGCTGTTCCGCGGCGCCGACCGCTACGACTTCGCCATCGTCGTCCCCGCCGGCACCGCCGAGTGCTTCTGGCAGTTCTCACACCAGGGAGGAAACTTCTTCTTCAGCTACGAG GTCCAGCGGGCGACGGGGATTGGGAACAGCAGGAGCATCCTGGTGACAGCGAGTGACCCCAATGGCTTCCAGCTGGGAGTGTCCCAGGACGTGCGAGGACAGATCAACTTCCTCACCAAGGACACGG GTTTCTACCAGCTCTGCCTGGACAACCACCAGAACCACTTTGGCTTAATGCAGGTGTATCTCAACTTTGGTGTGTACTACGATGACTTCAACATGGAGCACAAGCAGCCAGCAGAGAAGAAGGAGCTGAACGACACCCTGGAGGCGATTGGG GCGAGCATCCAGAAGCTGCACATGCACACCTTCCACATGTGGCGCTTCTACAACTTTGCCCGGATGAGGAAATGGGCTGACTCCTTCCTCCTGGAGTCCAACTACAACTACATCAACTGGTGGTCCATGGCCCAGAGCTGTGTCATTGTCCTGTCCggggtgctgcagctctgcttcctcAAGCGCCTCTTCCATGCCCAAACCTCGGGCAGCCAGAGGTGctag
- the COG8 gene encoding conserved oligomeric Golgi complex subunit 8 isoform X1 translates to MAAAAEEARLLACLRGPAAPGGPELAAYVSELAALGLAELGREPARLAAERERVGAETRRLAFEHYRAFIRSAECTGRAGRGFGGIESRLGSLLERLPALQEACRTFMRDAEAIACSRRMNSLTLNRHTEILEILEIPQLMDTCVRNGYYEEALELTAYVRRLERKHSSIPVIQGIVDEVRQSAQLMLNQLIQQLRTNIALPACLRVIGFLRRMDVLTEAELRVKFLQARDAWLRSMQASIPDHDPYVHITKTIEACRVHLFDIVTQYRAIFSDEEPLVPAEAAAPGEGAIFHSWVLQKVSEFLRTLRRDLERGVGGRLDSLLGQCMYFGLSFSRVGVDFRGQLAPLFQRVAADAFSKAVEEAVEKFREEMNSYTLISAPAVLGGGAGVPVPTAQPGTLQPPMVLLDFPPLACFLNGLLVAFNDLRLCCPIALAQDVTACLDSALGEVTKTILAFHRAEEAAFSGREQELFTQFCTAFLEDLLPYLNRCLQVLFPPAQLAQALGVPPTQLQRFGRLGRIDVAALREPLAFLLPPAPSEEELPTETVPDPEGEHAAVPTVPTEPGESPSGEAALPDVPEPTG, encoded by the exons atggcggcggcggcggaggaggcgCGGCTGCTGGCCTGTCTGCGCGGCCCGGCGGCGCCCGGCGGCCCCGAGCTCGCCGCTTATGTGTCGGAGCTGGCGGCGCTGGGGCTGGCGGAGCTGGGCCGGGAGCCGGCGCGGTTGGCGGCGGAGCGGGAGCGGGTCGGGGCCGAGACGCGCCGCCTCGCCTTCGAGCACTACCGAGCCTTCATCCGCTCCGCCGAGTGCACCGGCCGCGCCGGCCGCGGCTTCGGCGGCATCGAGAGCCGCCTCGGCAGCCTGCTGGAGCGGCTGCCCGCGCTGCAGGAGGCCTGCCG GACCTTCATGCGCGATGCCGAGGCCATCGCCTGCAGCCGGCGCATGAACAGCCTGACGCTGAACCGGCACACGGAGATCCTGGAGATCCTGGAGATCCCGCAGCTCATGGACACCTGTGTCCGGAACGGCTACTACGAGGAGGCGCTGGAGCTCACGGCCTACGTGCGCAGGCTGGAGAGGAAGCACAGCAGCATCCCCGTTATCCAG GGCATCGTGGACGAGGTGCGCCAGTCGGCGCAGCTGATGCTGAACCAGCTGATCCAGCAGCTGCGCACCAACATCGCGCTGCCCGCCTGCCTGCGCGTCATCGGCTTCCTGCGCCGCATGGACGTGCTCACCGAGGCCGAGCTGCGCGTCAAGTTCCTGCAGGCGCGGGACGCCTGGCTGCGCTCCATGCAGGCCTCCATCCCCGACCACGACCCCTACGTGCACATCACCAAGACCATCGAGGCGTGCCGCGTGCACCTGTTCGACATCGTCACCCAGTACCGCGCCATCTTCTCGGACGAGGAGCCGCTGGTGCCGGccgaggcggcggcgccgggcgagGGGGCCATCTTCCACAGCTGGGTGCTGCAGAAGGTCTCCGAGTTCCTGCGCACGCTGCGGCGCGACCTGGAGCGCGGCGTGGGCGGCCGGCTGGACtcgctgctggggcagtgcatgTACTTCGGGCTGTCCTTCAGCAGGGTGGGCGTGGATTTCCGCGGGCAGCTGGCCCCCCTCTTCCAGCGCGTGGCCGCCGACGCCTTCAGCAAGGCGGTGGAGGAGGCGGTGGAGAAATTCCGGGAGGAGATGAATTCCTACACGCTGATCTCGGCCCCGGCCGTGCTGGGCGGCGGGGCAGGAGTGCCGGtgcccacagcccagcctggaacgCTGCAGCCCCCCATGGTGCTGCTGGACTTCCCACCCCTTGCCTGCTTCCTCAACGGGCTCCTCGTGGCCTTCAATGACCTGCGGCTGTGCTGCCCCATCGCCCTGGCACAAGACGTCACCGCCTGCCTGGACAGTGCCCTTGGTGAG gtGACCAAAACCATCCTGGCTTTCCACCGTGCTGAGGAGGCGGCTTTCAGCGGGCGGGAGCAGGAGCTCTTTACCCAGTTTTGCACAGCCTTCCTGGAGGACCTGCTGCCTTACCTGAACCGCTGCCTCCAGGTGCTTTTCCCTCCAGCACAgcttgcacaggcactgg gtgtcccccccACGCAGCTGCAGCGTTTCGGCCGCCTGGGCCGCATCGACGTGGCCGCTCTCAGGGAGCCGCTGGCTTTCCTCCTTCCACCGGCACCGagcgaggaggagctgcccacggAGACTGTCCCGGACCCGGAGGGGGAGCACGCGGCCGTGCCCACTGTGCCTACCGAGCCCGGGGAGAGCCCCTCCGGGGAGGCTGCGCTGCCAGATGTCCCGGAGCCCACGGGGTAG